From the Porites lutea chromosome 5, jaPorLute2.1, whole genome shotgun sequence genome, the window CCTCGACCCCAAACGTCTTTACTTCCGAATGCTTTGCATTCACATGTTTTTATTTACCAATTGTTCATTTCAAGAATGATGTTTTTCTAGAATTCAAACTTTTGCATACACCCCACAAACGTATGAAGGGAGGCGTTGTCTGCATTATGGAATCATGACTAAGGTTCCGTGAGTACCGGAATTGCAAGCTcattttaaattaaagttttcttccaaaaagtattttgagcgGGTTATAAACACCAgcgccgagttgttcaaagcggggttaagataactcagggttagtgcgagatttgaattcagatttgaaagcttaaaagcatttcagttttaattctttttgtctacaagttgatgactggaagctcttaaaataacagagaaaattatccgagaaaattcttttgaacaaaaaaaaagaaacccgggttaaatttaaccctggatTAAGCgttaatcggccttcgaacaactgggcccagaaggATGAATATTAAGTTACATAATTTAATTCACTCGTTTTTGGATTGCGAATAGATGGATTGGTCTAGGTACACCGTTACAACGCCAATACCACGACTTTTATAAATGGAATATTTGCTCGCAAATAGGATTTTTATGCCTTGTGCCGAACTGTTGTTTAGTATATCTTTTCTAGGAATGTGTGACGCTGAAAAGAAAGTTGGCGTGACAACATCCGGGACGTATTAGATGGGTTAGGATGGGACATTTTTAGCATATTTTCTCTGTAGGGAGTTGAGCTCGTATGAAATCGAGGCGAGTATCGATTACTGATCATGCTTTCACACTTTCATCGAGTGAAGAcgcttttcatttttatccgaCGCTGTCTGTCTTTATTCGGTAAGTTTTTCCTTATTTGCTTATATTTCTTTGTTCTCTCTGCCTCTTTTGAGGAAAGTTGAGATTATCCTTCGCTTTCGGTGAGAATTCTGCGGTTTTTTCACCGTGCCGCGCGTATTTCTCGCGCTGTTTTTTAAGCTAAAAAACAGCGCGTTCGTCACCCGTTGTACTTATCTTGGGCCATTCCTTCGTTCGTAGGCTGTGTCATGACTTGGAAACAGGTTTTGACCAGCGGGCAGACCTAAATTTTAACCTTAAGGGTACTGCTGTGGTTTTTATGCATGGCGTGGGGAGGTTGGACAGTGCCTAAACTTCGCATGTTTGATCTGCACGTGGTCAAACAGTTGTCTCCGGATATCATAATTCTGGAGATAGGGACAAACGATTTAACTCGTGTCGGTCCTGAAGTGGTGGGTTCAGAAATAGATGATTTTGTTCGTTTCTTGGTGGATAATCTCGCTGTCCGCGTGGTCAGCGTTTGTCATGTTATCCCACGTGTTTTCTCATGTGCCGCGTCCCAGACTTCATTTCTCACGAGCGCTACCGCTTTGAATCAGTACACGAACGCCGTTTTAGGAGACCTTCCcaaattctttttttcctgGGTGCACACCCCTTTTTCGTCCCCCGGTAAggatttttatttaaatgatGGCGTTCATTTAAATTCTGTTGGTCAGTACCAGTTATATCGTAGCTATCGAGGCGCTATCTTAAGAGCAATTCGCATGGTTTGAATATTTGTCACGTTTTTGCGTCTTTACATTTGAATATACCGCTTATTTGAATTTTTGACACCTTTTCATGTCTTCGCATGCGATAATACCGcttatttccttcattttgtgctttgctttctttaatttttagaTTGGTAATGGACacctttttcgttttatttattcGGGGTTTGTCTCCGGTTTTTGGCTCCCCGTGTTATTGTGTGGACATTTCGTCCCAGTTTGTTACGATGGGTTCGCATATATAAGCCTCCCTCGTCACGTTTGAGCTTTTTAGCTCAGTTTTACTTGTTGAGGATTTTACTGTTAATTCCTTGTGTTTGGGGAGCTTTTgtgtgttttattttactttggcCATTTTTTTGTGGGCTTGCTGGTGCGTCGACCTCTTGTCTGACATGGCATGACCCGgcctgtttgttttattttaaggtGTTCATGTCTTCTAAATGTTAATTGGTCCTTATAGGCTGTCTATTTCCATGATTCCTCCCCTTTTTCTTCAGCAGACGCAGCCTCAAGAGGTCTCGGCTGAGGTCTTACCTCAGGCTCTTCTGGAGCAGATTGTCAGTAGGGTGTCTGATGAGGTTACAAGACGGCTCTCATCAACAAGTGGAGACCAGAATGCCAATGATCACCAGGTTCCTGACCAGATTGCTGACGTGCCTGTTACTGGTGATGCAGCTGGAGCTGACCAGATATCAGAGGTGCCTGCGGTTGGAATTCCTGCAGATAGTCCTGGTCAATCAGTGATACACGGAGCTGTTAGCCAATTTCAGGAGAGGCTCTCAGGTGGTTTACCAACCATAACCCCTCCATTGCCTAGCACCCTGTTTACTTCACCAAGTCTACCCATTGATGCTCGTGTGTCTGCTAAGCTGCGAGCGAAGATTCTGaaaaatgagtttattgacTTTGGGGCTTTGGCCACCAACCCTACTTTAGAAAGCAAATATCAAGTTGTTTTACATAATGAAGGTGGCACTCAGCCTCCGTCACTAGCCTTAGAACCGGTCACTAAGACCAGAAAGCTTTTGACCATCTCGTCATGGACGAGTAGCTTTATTGTGTTTGTCGGGGTATATACTAGCCAATTTCCTTCAGAGGCCCCCGCCCTCATGAAGTATGGGGAGATTGTGCAGGATTTGGCTGCGCGAGGACACGATTGGCATTATTACGATGAGAATTTTCGTTATTTACGGCAAAATCAGCCATCAGCTTTTCCTTGGGGAGTCATCCATTGGGAATTGTGGATGCGATCACAGCAACCCGTTAGTAAGAAACAATCTTTTCCTGGGAACTCCTTTCGGTCACGCCTTTCGGAGTCCAGCATTGTCCCTAAAGGTTATTGCTTTAAATTTCACAAGGGGGCGCAGTGTGCTGGATGTTCCTTTAAGCATTCCTGCCCTAAGTGTGAGGGCGCCCATCGAATGAGTAATTGTACTTTTCATTCCCAATCAAAGCAATCACCAAGCACAACTACCAATGCCAAATCCACAGGAGCCAAATCCTCACCTCCCAACCCCAGTAAAGTTTAGTAGGCTTTTGTATCTCTTGTCCGGGTATAACCATTCAACTGTGATGTTTCTTTCTGATGGGTTTACACATGGTTTTCCCCTTCATTTTCAAGGGATCCGGGAGTCCTCGCACTCCAAAAATCTTTTATCAGCTGTACAGAATCCAACCGTTGTTGATGCATAAATTGCTAAAGAACTTGCAGCTGGCCGTTTAGCCGGTCCCTTCGATTCTCCCCCAATATCCCCCTTTGTTGTTTCCCCACTTGGAGTGGTCCCCAAAAAATCACCTGGGGAGTTTCGGCTTATTCATCATTTGTCTTTCCCTAAGGGTGCTTCTGTAAATGACGGGATTTCTCATGAAAACAGTACTGTTTGTTATGCGAATATTGGAGATGCCATAAGATGCATCAAATTGGCTGGTCAGGGCAGTTACTTAGCAAAAACTGATATCCAAAATGCATTTCGGATAATCCCGATACAGTCAGATGACTATGGCCTTTTAGGTATCCACTGGCAGGGTTCTTTTTATTGTGATCGCTGCATGCCTATGGGTTGTTCAAGTTCTTGTAGAACATCTGAAATTTTTAGCACCACATTTGAATGGGTTGCCCGGCACAAATTGAAAATAGACCATATTATCCATCTGTTGAAAGATTTCCTAATTGTTGCTCCAGACAGGCAGCTCTGTCAAGCTCAACTGGATTTGTTTATTGATCTGTGCTCTTATGTTGGCATCCCTATAGCAACGGAAAAAACTTTTGGCCCTTTAACAACATTATCTTTTGCTGGAATTGAATTAGATTCTGTGGTAATGGAGGCTCGTTTGCCTCCTGATAAGCTTAATAAATGTTCCGCTCTGCTTTCGGATTTTTTACATCGGAAGAAGGCCACCTTGAGGGAGGTGCTATCTTTAACCGGCCTTTTAAATTTTGCTTGTTCTGTTATAGTACCAGGCAGAGCCTTTTTGCGTAGATTGTTGATCTAACAGTGGGTATTCAATCCCCACACCATCTTATTCGACTTTCAAAAGATGTAAAAGAAGATTTAAAAGTTTGGCAATCATTTTTATCTAATTTCAACGGCCGATCTTTTTTCCTGGAAGAAACTTGGTACTCTTCTTCTAAACTTGACTTGTATACTGATGCCTCGGGTGCATTAGGATTCGGTGCTATTTTTGGTAGTAGGTGGTGTTATGGGAAATGGCCCGCAACTTGGTCCTATTCTAAGATTGCCGTATTAGAATTTTACCCTATCGTATTAAGCCTGTACTTGTGGGGTCATGTGATGCGTAATCACTGTATTCTTTTCTTTACTGACAATGAATCTCTAGTCCACGTGATCAATAAGCAGTCAAGTAAGGACAAATCCTTGATGTTTTTCGTTCGGAAGCTTTTCCTAATCTGTTTAGAATACGATATTGTTTTTATGGCTAAGCATATTGCTGGTGTCAAGAACCGCTTAGCCGATTCTTTATCTCGGTTACAGGTTCAGTCCTTCAAACAATTGGCTCCTGCTCACATGGACAAGCTTCCAACGGAGATCCCCCTGCATCTGCAGCCCCAGAGTTGGCAGCCATAGTTGCAACACTTATGCAGTCTAGTTTGCAATCATCCTCCCTTCCAACTTACCAGCGGGCATGGAATTTGTTTCACCGTTTTACTCGTTTGACCTTTCCAGGGTTACCTTTGCAATTTCCCATATCTATACcaatgttttgtttatttattgcttATCTATATGACCTCAAGTATGCTGCTTCAACAGTCAATACTTATGTTTCGGCTCTAAGCTATTCGCACAAACTTTCAGGTTATCCTGACCGAtgtaaagcttttgttgtgGTCCAGGTGCTTAAGGGCTATGGGAAGCTGCATGCTCGTTTAGACAGCAGGCTTCCTATTACAATTCCCATCCTGCATAAGTTGTTGCAATCTGCTtcgttgttaccattgtcaaaATACCAGATTCTTATGTTTCAGGCCATGTGCAATACTGcattttttggctttttaaGGGTGGGTGAGATCACCTTCTCCGCTACGACTCCTCCGCCCATACAAATCCATCAGTTGACCAAACTAGTGAACGGTGCACATGAGGTCGTcggtttcaaaattaaatttttgaatttcaagCACAGCTATAACCAGCCCCccttttatttagttatttcaCCCCAAAGTACTTTTGCCCTGtcaaaattttgttaattttaatcAGTAAGGGGTGATAGTCACAGTGCACTTTTTATTCAGGATGATGGGTCACCTGTGTCAAGATCTTGGTTCAGTGCCCAGCTTTCCTCTGCCATTAAGCTTTGCGGTCTTAATCCTTCTGTCTACAAAGGGCATAGTTTTCGAATAGGGGCTGCCTCTCATGTTGCAGAGCGGGGGATGTCCGACGCACAGATTAGAATTCTAGGTCGCTGGAAATCCAACGGTTTTTTGAAGTATATTAGGGTCTCTTCTTTATCAAGCTAGCTCCATAATATTCTCCTTTTGAGGATGGTCATGATGACTAGTCATGGATTTCCTTGCGTGGGCAgcattttcttaattttccaTATTATTTGCTGATGTTAAAATAGGCGAAGCCACTCTCTACCGTTTTAAGGTCAGTGCTCACGATTATTATTTTCTTGGAGTCCTTGCAAGGGCTGCACTTTCCTAGTGGCTTGGCCGTCCATTTGCAAGGGCTTTGGACGGTCATGCTTGTCAAATTTCTTTTGTGGCATTGTAGCTGCTTAGTGTTTTTACATTTTCATAAGTAATTGTTAAGTAATCCTCTACAACTGGCGGGGAGTTGTACAGGATTGCTTTTTGGAGATGCTGGCAGGGGCTGCATTTCCCTAGCTTTGGTCTATTCATTGTGCAAGGGCCATGTTTGACCATGCTTTTTGTGGCTTTTAATTCTGTTGTAATTCCTCACCACTGTTACCTTTCATTCTAATGAGATGCATTTCCTGGGGTGGGGCTGCAATGTCATTTCCATTCCATTGCATTTGGCGTTTTttgtgccctcacctttactgGGCTGATATTTAAAGTATGTTTTTCAGACAACAGAATGTTGATATTGAAATAAAGGCGGCTTTGGGCTTTTGCCCTTAGCCATTTTACTCCATATGGTGTATCTCTTTGATAATGAGCCCAGTAAACGAGCTCAGGCAATGCATCTCATTAATTGATATGTTTGAGAGGGAAGGAAGGCATAAATGGAATATTTGCTCGCAAATAGGATTTTTATGCCTTTTGCCCAACTGTTGTTTAGTATATCTTTTCTAGGAATGTGTGacgctgaaaagaaaattggcGTGACAACATCCGGGACGTATTAGATGGGTTAGGATGGGACATTTTTAGCATATTTTCCCTCTAGGGAGTTGAGCTCGTATGAAATCGAGGCGAGTATCGATTACTGATCATTCTTTCACACTTCATCGAGTGACGACGCTTTTCATTTTTACCCACCTCCTCCCCTTTTCCAAACCTCTCTGATACGTCTTGTTGTTGACCTTAtacataaatatatataattttgttttggcGTTTTTttgtgccctcacctttactgGGCTGATATTTAAAGTATGTTTTCAGACAATAGAATGTTGATATTGAAATAAAGGCGGCTTTGGGCTTTTGCCCTTAGCCATTTTACTCCATATGGTGTATCTCTTTGATAATGAGCCCAGTAAACGAGCTCAGGCAATGCATCTCATTAATTGATATGTTTGAGAGGGAAGGAAGGCATAAAACATGCTTTTTTATGTCTCCTCCTCTGGTTTACTTAAAACACTAACAATAGTATACCCCTTCTGCTAACAGCCGAGCTTTGTTTGCTAGAGCGCTTAAGAAAACCAAGCACACCGAGACTGTGGTCTGGGATTAACACAAAGGCCAAGTTAATGGCCGGTTTTGTTCAAAACTGCAAATCATTGTTAAAACATGAAATAATGCTAACGTATTTAAATGTCTAGCAAAAATGAGGGACAGAAGAAAAGGCAACCAAACTACAAAATAGTACCAAAAGCAAATAAAGTAGGCGGAAGATTGGGGCGCACGCGGGTAGACTGGTTGTTGTCGGCTATCAAAAGTTAAGCTTGAAGACCGAGAGGATTAACATAAGGTTAGCCCTCTTATAAAGGGTCCCCGCGAGATTGTGAGATCGAGGTTAAGTAATTTTACTGCGACTGGGCTTATTACAGGAACTCGTAATTATTGCTAAGGAGTAATTTTACTTTCCGTCAGTGTGAATCTCATTCGATCGTAAGCCATTGTAAGATAATTCAATGTTCTAATCACATACGAGAGCCTCGAAGCCTTTCAAGCCGCAAACGACCCCCACCGTCAAAATTCCAGACATTAAAGAAAGGATAAGGGAAGGCATAAAAATGGTTATTGGGTCCCAGATTGACTCATTTATTACTAGTTATAATTAGCAATTTATGAATGAtaaggctgagtaggatatgaacaCAGGAAGAACGCTTTCATTTTGGTGTCTTTAGTGAAAAATTAAAGCTCACCAAAAGTTCTGTTCCATCTTTAATTACCTTTAATTGTGACATTAAATTTCCGAAAGGTTTTCTGTCCCTTTAGTTTACCTTTAATTGACCTTTTGGTTACATTAAAGACTAATAACCTTTAGGTCTCGTTTTAATTGTCTTTAATTTATTCCAAAATTAGCTATTAAAATGTAGCACCTTTAATTTccaattaaagcaaatttaaaTGATCTCAGATCTTTCCTCatctttaatttgaacttaaacATTCGTAAAAGTAACGCAGAAAGAACGCTTGTATTTCAGAGTCTTTTCGGATACTTAATTAAAGCTTAACAAAACATCTTTGTGATTcttgaaaattaataatttcaagTGACATTAAGTTGACCTTTTGGGTCAAGACAAACCACGTGCACTCGTTTGCTCGCATGAGGAATCCTGACTACTCTATATGGCAACCCAATCAGCGtctaaaaaacaaattctatCCAGGAGGACCCTCGGCGTTTATGCCAGTCCAAAGGATATTTTCAAGATTCGCCTCAGCTGGAGTGGATGTAGAGGGACAAAAACAAGTTGTGATGGCTCCCATCAACAGGAATGTTCAACTGTAATAACAACTGTTGCGAAGCTCATAAGAAAAATCCAGAACACACCCAGGCCTTTCATTTGACGCTTTACAGTATAGCTGGGTAAAAAGTGGCAAGATGATTTCTACTTTTACATACATATAGTTATTAGCATCGTTTGAAACTAATGAATAATACTACTAATAAAAAGTTTAACTGGTGTTATCAtgaattgctttttttattctctttttgtCACACAATGTCGCTGAAAGTTCATCTCAGTACCAAAGCAGTAACTGTGAATTCCTGAAAGAAAACTGAAGCAAGTCTTTTCGCCTGATATCGGTGGACACTCCATCGCCTGCTGCATAACCCTgtgtcaaagaaaaaataaaacctcaCATCATAATTGTCAAAACTCTAGAAAGCTATGGCTactgtcattgaaagcaccattTGCGTGCAATTAGTCATTCAAGTGATACAAAATTtgctgcttaatatgtgttGACTGGAAaaggtgcagaaactcaaagatctgacaaaaagccgtcactcgcattctgcaccataagcaATAAAACCTCACATCATAATTGTCAAAACTCTAGAAATCCCTTACCATTTTATAGTATACTTGTATTATACATATTATGTAATCAAAGTATACTGCAAAAAGTATACAAAAAGTATATTTTTGGTAGGAATTAAGTTAGTGTTgagtatacttgaagtatacttGTGAGCATACTTCAAGTATACTCTAAGTATACTACAACCCACCTGAAATTGGAACACCctaaagtatactttaagtacacCTTAAATATGCTTATAGGTGTACTCGAAAATCAGTTGGCAGACCGGCtatatgaaaaattatactTTTATAGTCCTCTCTACATGGTCTCAATTTTACCTCATTAGGGGCTTAATTTACATAGTTACGTACTGCTTGTCGCAGTCGCATTTCACTTTAGCTTCTTTTTATATGATCCCCTGTCCCCATCAAATATATTATTCATCACAAGTAAAGTCTTGCATAAACCTCACATGCTAGAAACATGTCACATTTTTTAATAACCAATTGACAAAATATGCTTTATTCTTGTTAAAAATTGTAACAATGACTTGAAGTTAAAGTATTCCCAAGATACAGTATAACTTTGACAACAAATAAATTTTGTATGTTTGAGTGTTATTAAAATGCAGGGGACATTGCTTGAGGATTGTGCTGCTAAATTTTACCAGAAATACAGCTTACAAATACTGAACTTTAGTGCAATTTAATGCATTTcgaaattaattattattaatcaatTTAACCGCTGTCATAGTAAAG encodes:
- the LOC140938026 gene encoding uncharacterized protein, with amino-acid sequence MAWGGWTVPKLRMFDLHVVKQLSPDIIILEIGTNDLTRVGPEVVGSEIDDFVRFLVDNLAVRVVSVCHVIPRVFSCAASQTSFLTSATALNQLSISMIPPLFLQQTQPQEVSAEVLPQALLEQIVSRVSDEVTRRLSSTSGDQNANDHQVPDQIADVPVTGDAAGADQISEVPAVGIPADSPGQSVIHGAVSQFQERLSGSVLQTIGSCSHGQASNGDPPASAAPELAAIVATLMQSSLQSSSLPTYQRAWNLFHRFTRLTFPGLPLQFPISIPMFCLFIAYLYDLKYAASTVNTYVSALSYSHKLSGYPDRCKAFVVVQVLKGYGKLHARLDSRLPITIPILHKLLQSASLLPLSKYQILMFQAMCNTAFFGFLRVGEITFSATTPPPIQIHQLTKLVNVRGDSHSALFIQDDGSPVSRSWFSAQLSSAIKLCGLNPSVYKGHSFRIGAASHVAERGMSDAQIRILGRWKSNGFLKYIRVSSLSS